From the genome of Tautonia marina, one region includes:
- a CDS encoding transglutaminase TgpA family protein, producing the protein MSFASLYRISMYLLLFLSSLILNIDSDATIDLGGSFVHYPKLYPLVMALVGMIAFFTVDRRPGKGLTTGAANLLGIASLVLVYIEYQLDRSQLVLACGHWLYYLTIVKMFRPKEPSDDWYLIVLGLMQVLVGCFLSQGDRVGMLLVIWAILALWVLSLFYLHRESLRSGPEWQRSGPVRLPEDAIGRTEPEPYPGLFGLPFYISTARAATMTLLLGMFIFLIMPRSEVRSQSPRGASAPRSLTGFSDEVQLGQMGEILENNAVVFTAELFKGGNRYEPEEGELLWRGVTLSRYDDGRWARDRGAIQLGSPPASRRAPDQILEQRIRMEETAERVIFGVRPILDISVRPEGLIALNSHDGTLIRDPDRGVRRITGFRRNYGPLDYVIKSDLDTGAVSVQPGENDVLNYFPDAGGMRDVPPELQEPLREISDRVVAGIPPEDVVERAQALERYLRDSGTFRYTLQMTRSDPGLDPNLDFLLNTQQGHCEYFASALALLLRSQGIPSRVVNGFKGGDWNDLAQMLTIRQRHAHSWVEAYVGSTSTSDRSPIWLTLDPAPAAEREEQVALVSQLPQSLRQLVDFVRYIWVFYIAGFNADRQEQLLYQPIRTLVAEAREGFRIMRMALMNVVRWLTDFPSPTAFFSIRGFIVSSLGMLFLVGLITLGRRVWRMMSRRLGGEDNLAGDLSGALAAYVRLVRVLEQYGLQRPATETPREFARRASLLLGDRIQDHDGRPLTDVPGRVVEAFYRVRFGDLPLGPDAMAQLDAQLDALELGLKPSPG; encoded by the coding sequence GTGAGCTTTGCGTCACTCTATCGAATCAGCATGTACTTGCTGCTGTTCCTCTCCTCCTTGATCCTGAACATCGACTCGGACGCGACGATCGACCTGGGTGGCTCGTTTGTCCATTATCCGAAGCTCTATCCGCTGGTGATGGCGCTGGTGGGGATGATCGCCTTCTTCACGGTGGATCGTCGTCCCGGCAAGGGGCTAACCACCGGAGCGGCGAACCTGCTGGGCATTGCGTCGTTGGTGCTGGTCTACATCGAGTATCAACTGGATCGGAGTCAACTGGTTCTGGCGTGCGGCCACTGGCTGTATTACCTGACGATCGTGAAGATGTTCCGTCCGAAAGAACCGTCGGACGACTGGTACTTGATCGTCCTGGGGCTGATGCAGGTGCTCGTCGGCTGTTTTCTCAGCCAGGGAGACCGCGTCGGCATGTTGCTGGTGATCTGGGCGATCCTGGCGTTGTGGGTGTTGAGCCTGTTTTATCTGCACCGCGAGTCGCTGAGATCGGGTCCCGAGTGGCAGCGGAGCGGGCCGGTGCGTCTGCCGGAAGATGCGATCGGCCGAACCGAGCCGGAGCCGTATCCGGGTCTCTTTGGTTTGCCGTTCTACATCTCGACGGCCCGAGCGGCAACGATGACCTTGCTCCTGGGCATGTTCATCTTTTTGATCATGCCGCGGTCGGAGGTGCGATCGCAATCCCCGCGAGGGGCCTCGGCGCCGAGGAGCCTGACCGGCTTCAGCGACGAGGTGCAACTCGGTCAGATGGGGGAGATCCTCGAAAACAACGCGGTCGTCTTCACGGCAGAGCTGTTCAAGGGAGGCAATCGGTACGAGCCCGAGGAGGGGGAACTGCTCTGGAGAGGCGTCACGCTTTCCCGGTACGACGACGGCCGCTGGGCACGCGACCGAGGAGCGATTCAACTGGGATCGCCTCCGGCCTCTCGACGCGCTCCGGATCAGATCCTCGAACAACGCATCCGCATGGAAGAAACCGCGGAGCGGGTGATCTTCGGCGTTCGGCCGATCTTGGACATCTCAGTTCGCCCTGAGGGGTTGATCGCCCTGAACTCGCACGACGGAACCTTGATCCGCGACCCGGACCGGGGGGTGCGGCGGATCACGGGATTTCGGCGCAACTACGGCCCGCTCGACTATGTCATCAAGTCCGATCTCGACACCGGAGCCGTTTCGGTCCAACCGGGAGAGAACGATGTCTTGAACTATTTCCCCGATGCGGGGGGCATGAGAGACGTTCCTCCGGAACTTCAGGAGCCGCTCCGGGAAATCTCCGATCGGGTGGTGGCCGGGATTCCTCCGGAAGACGTGGTCGAACGGGCTCAGGCGCTCGAACGCTATCTGAGAGATTCGGGAACATTTCGCTATACGCTTCAGATGACCCGGAGCGATCCAGGCCTGGATCCAAACCTCGACTTCCTGCTCAACACGCAGCAAGGGCACTGCGAATACTTTGCCAGCGCGCTGGCGTTGTTGCTGAGAAGCCAGGGAATTCCGTCTCGGGTCGTCAATGGGTTCAAAGGGGGAGACTGGAACGACCTGGCCCAGATGCTCACCATCCGCCAGCGGCACGCGCATAGTTGGGTGGAAGCGTACGTCGGCTCGACCAGTACCTCCGACCGCTCTCCGATCTGGTTGACGCTCGACCCGGCCCCCGCGGCCGAGCGGGAGGAACAAGTGGCCCTGGTCAGCCAATTGCCGCAGAGCCTGCGACAACTCGTCGACTTCGTGCGGTACATCTGGGTCTTTTACATTGCCGGCTTCAATGCCGATCGCCAGGAGCAACTGCTGTATCAGCCCATCCGAACCCTGGTGGCCGAGGCCCGCGAAGGGTTCCGGATCATGCGGATGGCCTTGATGAACGTTGTGCGGTGGCTGACCGATTTTCCCAGCCCGACGGCGTTTTTCAGCATCCGAGGGTTCATCGTCTCGTCGCTGGGAATGCTGTTTCTGGTCGGCCTGATCACGCTGGGCCGTCGGGTCTGGCGGATGATGAGCCGCCGCCTGGGAGGGGAGGACAACCTGGCGGGCGATCTTTCGGGAGCCCTGGCCGCCTACGTGCGGCTCGTGAGAGTGCTGGAACAGTATGGCCTGCAACGTCCGGCGACCGAGACTCCGAGAGAGTTCGCCCGGCGAGCCTCGTTGCTGCTCGGCGACCGGATTCAGGACCACGACGGCCGCCCCTTGACCGACGTACCCGGTCGGGTGGTCGAGGCCTTTTACCGGGTCCGATTCGGCGACTTGCCGCTCGGCCCCGACGCGATGGCGCAGCTCGACGCGCAGTTGGATGCCCTGGAACTCGGCCTGAAACCGAGTCCGGGCTAA
- a CDS encoding DUF933 domain-containing protein, giving the protein MQAGLVGFAGSGKSTLFQLLTGVTPDPGKVHSGQVGIAELNDPRIDTLAAMFKPKKITRANLEILDTPGLLPGSSGDNPQRLALIRKGDALVVVLNGFTPDQDPAVELANFRDELVFADLSVLTKRAETLESQVKKPRPDRDALIKELEVVKRCAAALESEQAIADLELTEEEKKPMRSFGILTDKAMVVVVNAPQGEGVPEKVAAMFPNALAIDAQLELELQQMTPDERAGFMEEWGITELGRDRIIRAAYDAVGVITFFTAGDPEVRGWNLERGSNAVEAAGKIHTDLARGFIRAEVTAYDDLIRAGSEKEAKAQNLQRLEGKGYIVQDGDVMYFRSSV; this is encoded by the coding sequence ATGCAAGCGGGTCTGGTCGGTTTCGCCGGCAGCGGAAAAAGCACCTTGTTTCAGTTGTTGACCGGCGTCACGCCCGACCCCGGCAAGGTTCACTCGGGGCAGGTCGGCATCGCCGAGTTGAACGACCCGCGGATCGACACGCTGGCGGCAATGTTCAAGCCGAAGAAAATCACGAGGGCGAACCTCGAAATCCTCGACACGCCCGGCCTCTTGCCCGGAAGCAGCGGAGACAACCCGCAGCGGCTTGCCCTGATCCGCAAGGGAGACGCGCTGGTCGTCGTTCTGAATGGCTTCACCCCCGATCAGGACCCCGCCGTCGAGCTGGCCAACTTCCGCGATGAACTGGTCTTCGCCGATCTGAGCGTGTTGACCAAGCGGGCCGAGACGCTCGAAAGCCAGGTCAAGAAACCGAGGCCCGATCGGGACGCCCTGATCAAGGAGCTTGAGGTCGTCAAGCGATGCGCCGCCGCGCTGGAGAGCGAGCAGGCAATCGCCGATCTGGAGCTGACCGAGGAAGAAAAGAAACCGATGCGGTCGTTCGGCATCCTCACCGACAAGGCGATGGTGGTGGTCGTCAACGCTCCGCAAGGGGAAGGGGTGCCGGAGAAGGTCGCCGCGATGTTCCCGAACGCGCTGGCGATCGATGCCCAACTGGAGCTGGAACTGCAGCAGATGACCCCCGACGAGCGGGCCGGGTTCATGGAGGAATGGGGGATCACCGAGCTGGGCCGCGACCGGATCATCCGGGCCGCTTATGACGCGGTCGGGGTCATCACGTTCTTCACGGCCGGCGATCCGGAAGTCCGTGGCTGGAACCTGGAGCGGGGGAGCAACGCCGTTGAGGCGGCTGGCAAGATTCATACCGACCTGGCCCGAGGATTTATTCGCGCCGAGGTCACGGCGTATGACGACCTGATCCGGGCCGGCTCCGAAAAAGAGGCGAAGGCCCAGAACCTCCAGCGCCTTGAGGGGAAGGGGTACATCGTCCAGGATGGGGACGTGATGTACTTCCGCAGCAGTGTGTGA
- a CDS encoding carboxy terminal-processing peptidase, which produces MPRISRHRFKGIAAALGVVVGVSAMLGAQDAKIDPSQADRITARIVAELIERAHLSKPEIDDEVSAKWHEKFIESLDRGKLFFTKDDLAEFEPFKDELDDQIRRGDLSFAQMVFERFRTRLDERFEAINAMLDEGFDFEVEETYIDDPELLDYPADAEEANERWRKELKYQLLVQMLNDTEYDEAVKRLKIRYKDNLYRYFRQFEMLELMEFYLSALSQSIDPHSEYMGWKNLEDMMNQQLQLSLEGIGASLTMEDGLPVIKEIIPGGAAAKDGRLKAEDKILAVEKEDGEIEDFYEKKISDVVRVIRGKRGTTVKLIVQPAGTKERKTYDIVREKIELADQHAKGEVIETTAPDGTPLKIGVINLPSFYGDTAAVRRGDANAVSATGDCKKLLAEFEEQGVDCVMIDLRGNGGGLLLEAISLSGLFIDTGPVVRVRDADGILPYNDEDAGTAYDGPLAVLISHTSASASEIFAGVIKDYGRGLVIGDSSTFGKGTVQSIIDLNNWLRNPEGFPNLGALRLTIQQFYRANGMSTQVRGVTPDIHIPSVADHIEKLGEGEMDNALAFDEIDPLPHEHWGRVSPELISQLIDRSSKRREEDEKFQKQAEAIQKFIDRQTRKDLPLKKDLFIAEFKSDEDDEVEDLIDQPESMARPAADDKKVWNRESFYNQEVEKIVGDYVTIGAEVVASAPVPAGVRDGDRN; this is translated from the coding sequence ATGCCCCGGATTTCACGACATCGGTTTAAAGGAATTGCGGCGGCCCTCGGGGTCGTCGTGGGCGTCTCAGCAATGCTGGGAGCGCAGGACGCAAAGATTGACCCGTCGCAGGCCGACCGGATCACGGCACGGATTGTGGCCGAACTGATCGAACGGGCCCACCTCTCCAAGCCGGAAATCGACGACGAGGTTTCGGCCAAGTGGCACGAGAAGTTCATCGAGTCACTCGACCGCGGCAAGTTGTTCTTCACGAAGGATGACCTGGCCGAGTTCGAACCGTTCAAGGACGAGCTGGACGACCAGATCCGGCGCGGCGACCTTTCGTTTGCTCAGATGGTCTTCGAACGATTCCGGACCCGTCTTGACGAGCGGTTTGAAGCCATCAACGCGATGCTCGACGAGGGCTTCGATTTCGAGGTCGAGGAGACCTACATCGATGACCCCGAACTGCTCGACTACCCGGCCGATGCCGAGGAAGCCAACGAACGCTGGCGCAAGGAGCTGAAGTACCAGTTGCTGGTGCAGATGCTCAACGACACCGAGTACGACGAGGCCGTCAAGCGGCTGAAGATTCGCTACAAGGACAATCTTTACAGGTACTTCCGTCAGTTTGAGATGCTGGAGCTGATGGAGTTCTACCTGTCGGCCCTCTCGCAGTCGATCGACCCGCACAGCGAGTACATGGGCTGGAAGAACCTGGAAGACATGATGAACCAGCAGCTCCAGCTTTCGCTGGAGGGCATCGGCGCGTCGCTGACGATGGAAGACGGCTTGCCGGTCATCAAGGAGATCATTCCTGGCGGCGCGGCCGCGAAGGATGGTCGCTTGAAGGCGGAGGACAAGATTCTGGCCGTCGAGAAGGAAGACGGTGAGATCGAGGACTTCTACGAGAAGAAGATCAGCGACGTGGTCCGGGTCATCCGCGGCAAGCGCGGCACAACCGTCAAGCTGATCGTGCAACCGGCCGGCACCAAGGAGCGGAAGACGTACGACATCGTCCGCGAGAAGATCGAACTGGCCGACCAGCACGCCAAGGGAGAGGTGATTGAAACCACCGCTCCGGATGGCACCCCGCTGAAGATCGGCGTGATCAACCTGCCGAGCTTCTACGGCGACACCGCCGCCGTCCGCCGAGGCGACGCCAACGCCGTCAGCGCGACGGGCGATTGCAAGAAGCTGCTCGCCGAGTTCGAGGAACAGGGCGTCGACTGTGTGATGATCGACCTGCGAGGCAACGGCGGCGGTCTGTTGCTGGAGGCGATCTCGCTGTCGGGCCTGTTCATTGATACCGGTCCGGTGGTCCGCGTGCGAGACGCCGACGGCATCTTGCCGTACAACGACGAGGACGCCGGTACGGCGTACGATGGTCCGCTGGCCGTATTGATCAGCCACACCAGCGCGAGTGCCTCGGAAATCTTCGCCGGGGTGATCAAGGACTACGGCCGAGGGCTGGTGATCGGCGACTCCAGCACCTTTGGCAAAGGCACGGTGCAGAGCATCATCGACCTGAACAACTGGCTCCGGAATCCGGAAGGCTTCCCGAACCTGGGGGCCCTTCGCCTGACGATTCAGCAGTTCTACCGGGCCAACGGCATGAGCACGCAGGTTCGAGGCGTGACGCCGGACATCCACATCCCGAGCGTGGCCGACCACATCGAGAAGCTCGGCGAAGGGGAGATGGACAACGCCCTGGCCTTCGACGAGATCGACCCCTTGCCGCACGAACACTGGGGCCGTGTCTCTCCGGAACTGATCTCGCAACTGATCGACCGCTCGTCCAAGCGTCGGGAGGAAGACGAGAAGTTCCAGAAGCAGGCCGAGGCGATCCAGAAGTTCATCGACCGGCAGACCCGCAAGGACTTGCCCTTGAAGAAGGACCTCTTCATCGCCGAGTTCAAGAGCGACGAAGATGATGAGGTCGAGGATCTGATCGATCAGCCCGAGTCGATGGCCCGACCTGCGGCCGACGACAAGAAGGTCTGGAACCGCGAGTCGTTCTACAATCAGGAAGTTGAGAAGATTGTCGGCGACTACGTGACGATCGGCGCGGAGGTGGTGGCTTCGGCTCCCGTCCCGGCAGGAGTTCGAGACGGCGATCGGAACTGA
- a CDS encoding PVC-type heme-binding CxxCH protein — MQHRLRWALLSPALLLCVAVSAAPIFSEDTDDDLARELPRLPATEPADALATFQVQNGFSLVPVAVEPLVTDPVDVCYDADGRLYVVEMRGYPYPQDVPTGRIRLIEDTDGDGVYDSGTTFLDDISWPTGIVPYDGGVYLTIAPDIIYAKDTTGDGVADVRKVVFSGFGLSNVQGLLNGLLWGPDGWIYGVASSNGAEQVINHTRPNDPPIPLGRRDFRFKPDASVFEPISGGGQHGHSFDDWGHRFTCSNSNHIRQIVLPADSLARNPDYAASTPVADIAVEGPAAPVFRISPVEPWRIVRTRQRAADPEFRRRLPPNELVPAGYFTSATGVTVYRGSAYGPEYLGNAFIGDVGGNLIHRKTMEIDGAVFKATRAEDGVEFAASTDNWFRPVGFRNTPDGTLLVMDMYRETIEHPASIPEPIKKHLDLTSGYDRGRLYNLVPSGFTRREPPRLSRAASSELVPLLADPDAWWRETAQRLLIERNAVEVAPALRALAAARPTALGRMHALWTLAALGQLTADDLLPALSDDEPRVREASAKLAEPIVADNAALREALLALASDDDSMVRFQAAFSIGAVDGPDAIDALAAIVERDTSDRWTRSAVMSSLSGRADQLLTALVDRPALLDRPESSAWISELALLVGASADRGALDALLSRIAGPDARPSVVLAVLTGLGEGLRRSGGSAATLLSGEAGTALIPVFERAAETALGETEGSDRVEAVRLLALAPSDLALDVLPELIDGRQPAPVQLAAMRTLGDRTEAEVGPILTAAWRALSPAARREATEVLFARPDRIVALLDAIEAGDIPAGQLDPARRDQLLQTQDAKLRARAELLLANIGSSTRAEVIDRYKGALALSGATDRGQIVFRAACATCHKAEGFGAEVGPDLATVTNRDEEGLIIHILDPNLEVLPQYLNYNVATIDGRILSGQIASETPTSITLKRAEGVTDVVPRDQIDELVSTGQSLMPEGLEEQVSVEQMADLITYLKSLSGG; from the coding sequence ATGCAGCATCGGTTACGCTGGGCCCTCCTCTCCCCGGCCCTTTTGCTCTGCGTCGCGGTTTCGGCCGCGCCGATTTTCTCTGAAGACACCGACGACGATCTGGCCCGCGAACTCCCTCGCCTTCCGGCGACCGAACCGGCCGACGCCCTCGCCACGTTCCAGGTCCAGAACGGCTTCTCGCTGGTCCCCGTGGCTGTCGAGCCGCTCGTGACCGACCCGGTCGACGTTTGCTACGACGCCGATGGTCGGCTCTACGTGGTCGAGATGCGTGGCTATCCGTATCCTCAGGACGTACCCACCGGCCGCATTCGCCTGATCGAAGACACCGACGGCGACGGCGTGTACGACTCCGGCACGACCTTCCTTGACGACATCTCCTGGCCGACCGGCATCGTTCCCTACGACGGCGGCGTGTATCTGACGATCGCTCCCGACATCATCTATGCCAAGGACACCACCGGCGACGGTGTGGCCGACGTGCGAAAGGTCGTCTTCTCCGGCTTCGGCCTGAGCAATGTTCAGGGCCTGCTCAACGGCCTGCTCTGGGGACCGGACGGCTGGATCTACGGCGTTGCCAGCTCCAACGGGGCCGAGCAGGTGATCAACCACACCCGGCCCAATGATCCCCCCATTCCCCTCGGCCGCCGCGACTTCCGCTTCAAGCCCGACGCTTCGGTCTTCGAGCCGATTTCGGGAGGAGGTCAGCACGGCCACAGCTTCGACGACTGGGGCCACCGCTTCACGTGCTCCAACAGCAATCACATCCGTCAGATTGTCCTGCCGGCCGATTCCCTCGCCCGCAACCCCGATTACGCCGCCAGCACCCCGGTGGCCGACATCGCCGTCGAAGGCCCCGCGGCCCCGGTCTTCCGGATCAGCCCGGTCGAGCCCTGGCGGATCGTTCGCACCCGCCAGCGGGCCGCCGACCCCGAGTTCCGCCGCCGATTGCCCCCGAATGAACTCGTTCCCGCCGGCTATTTCACCTCGGCCACCGGCGTGACGGTTTACCGAGGCTCCGCCTACGGCCCCGAGTACCTCGGAAACGCCTTCATTGGCGATGTCGGCGGCAACCTCATTCACCGCAAGACGATGGAGATCGACGGTGCGGTCTTCAAGGCCACCCGAGCCGAGGATGGCGTCGAATTCGCCGCCTCGACCGACAACTGGTTCCGCCCGGTCGGTTTCCGCAACACTCCTGACGGCACCTTGCTGGTCATGGACATGTACCGCGAGACGATCGAGCACCCCGCCTCGATCCCCGAGCCGATCAAGAAGCACCTCGACCTGACCAGCGGCTACGATCGCGGCCGGCTGTACAACCTTGTCCCTTCCGGCTTCACCCGCCGCGAGCCTCCTCGGTTGAGCCGGGCTGCTTCGAGTGAACTTGTTCCCTTGCTCGCCGATCCCGACGCCTGGTGGCGCGAAACCGCCCAGCGGCTCCTGATCGAACGCAACGCCGTTGAGGTCGCCCCGGCCCTCCGCGCATTGGCCGCCGCTCGCCCGACGGCCCTCGGACGGATGCACGCCCTCTGGACCCTCGCCGCCCTCGGTCAACTGACGGCTGATGACCTCTTGCCCGCCCTCTCCGACGACGAGCCTCGCGTTCGGGAAGCCTCGGCCAAGCTTGCCGAGCCGATCGTGGCGGACAATGCCGCCCTCCGCGAGGCCCTGCTCGCCCTGGCCAGCGACGACGACTCGATGGTGCGATTCCAGGCCGCCTTCTCGATCGGAGCCGTGGACGGGCCGGACGCCATTGATGCTCTGGCCGCCATCGTCGAACGCGACACGAGCGACCGCTGGACCCGATCGGCCGTGATGAGTTCGCTCTCCGGGCGGGCCGACCAGTTGCTGACCGCGCTCGTCGATCGACCCGCCCTGCTTGATCGTCCCGAGTCCTCGGCCTGGATCAGCGAACTGGCCCTGCTCGTCGGGGCCTCGGCCGATCGGGGAGCGCTTGACGCCCTCCTCTCCCGGATCGCCGGTCCCGATGCCCGGCCTTCGGTCGTCCTTGCTGTTCTGACCGGCCTCGGCGAAGGGCTCCGACGCTCCGGAGGATCGGCCGCCACCTTGCTTTCGGGAGAAGCCGGAACCGCGCTCATTCCCGTTTTCGAACGCGCCGCCGAGACCGCCCTGGGCGAGACCGAAGGCTCTGACCGGGTCGAGGCTGTGCGACTGCTCGCCCTCGCTCCGAGCGACCTGGCGCTTGACGTGCTTCCCGAGCTGATTGACGGCCGACAGCCGGCCCCGGTCCAGCTTGCTGCCATGCGGACACTCGGCGACCGGACCGAAGCCGAGGTCGGCCCGATCCTGACCGCCGCCTGGCGGGCGCTCAGTCCTGCTGCCCGTCGCGAGGCCACCGAGGTTCTGTTCGCCCGGCCCGACCGGATCGTGGCCCTGCTCGACGCGATCGAAGCCGGCGACATTCCCGCCGGTCAGCTCGATCCTGCCCGACGGGATCAGCTCCTGCAAACCCAGGACGCCAAGCTCCGCGCTCGAGCCGAGCTGCTCCTGGCCAACATCGGCTCGTCCACCCGAGCCGAGGTGATTGATCGCTACAAGGGGGCCCTTGCTCTCTCTGGCGCGACCGATCGCGGCCAAATCGTCTTCCGGGCTGCCTGCGCCACCTGCCACAAGGCCGAAGGGTTCGGGGCCGAGGTCGGCCCCGATCTGGCGACCGTCACCAACCGAGACGAGGAGGGACTGATCATCCACATCCTCGACCCGAACCTTGAGGTCCTTCCCCAGTACCTCAACTACAACGTCGCCACGATCGACGGCCGCATTCTCAGCGGTCAGATCGCCTCGGAAACCCCCACTTCGATCACGCTCAAGCGCGCTGAAGGGGTCACCGACGTTGTCCCCCGCGACCAGATCGACGAGCTCGTTTCGACTGGCCAGTCCCTCATGCCCGAGGGGCTTGAGGAGCAGGTCTCCGTCGAACAGATGGCCGACCTGATCACCTACCTCAAGAGCCTCTCCGGCGGCTGA
- a CDS encoding ABC transporter permease — protein sequence MFAGPIIARELLTAPRPPRYYAARASYAGGLLIVMLTVWQVLVGWDEGNALSILSRFGAILFSFFAYLQLTLMLFFAPIAAATAVAHEKDRRTFVLLLMTDLRDIEIVVGKLVASLLQILTLLLTSLPVFCLCLLLGGVSFGQVIDVFLVTFAAGFFGGALGMIVALWRDRTFQSIALTVLLVVLVLILGEAAARILPETALITSALSPFQAIAEAIRPRPERLVGPLGGSSLAFTGIYLGAAALIVLASIIKLRVWNPGKNEPREQREGDEEGETEVVEQLYEVDEAQAVAESARRSPAAVSAVIAEQVSEARGDRPESPGLGVAGSVEAPEAETYVRRETTGLHVPRRTHRRVVRKFRPYREVWSNPILWRELRTRAYGTKPLIIKGAYVLAFALGVVAYFGSIGPGSGPWDGAKAAIPALLAVLSLILVNAQGVTALTSERDTGALDLLLVTELSPQQFIYGKLYGVLYNAKEMILLPIVLAIGIWAMGYMKLDSLIFVLINFAVLVHFSAMLGLHAAITYTNSRQAVANSLGTIFFLMLGILFCAALIIQSRQEFARQLLSFLVFIGAGSVALYGSLGAKNPSPAIGLVALLTPFWSFYCIISILQGDFGAAFLVSLAVYSFALLSMLIPAVSDFDIALGRTNAIQG from the coding sequence TTGTTCGCCGGACCCATCATCGCCCGAGAACTGCTGACCGCTCCCCGGCCGCCGCGCTACTATGCCGCCCGGGCGTCTTATGCCGGCGGCTTGCTGATCGTTATGCTGACGGTCTGGCAGGTCCTGGTCGGCTGGGACGAAGGCAACGCGCTGAGTATCCTTTCCCGATTCGGGGCCATCCTGTTCTCATTCTTTGCCTATCTTCAACTGACGTTGATGCTCTTTTTTGCCCCGATCGCCGCCGCCACGGCCGTGGCTCACGAAAAGGATCGGCGGACGTTCGTGCTTCTGCTGATGACCGACCTCCGCGACATTGAGATCGTCGTCGGCAAGCTGGTCGCCAGTTTGCTGCAAATTCTCACGTTACTGCTCACGTCGTTGCCGGTCTTTTGCCTCTGCCTCCTGCTCGGTGGCGTCTCGTTTGGTCAGGTGATCGACGTGTTTCTTGTCACGTTCGCCGCCGGCTTTTTCGGCGGGGCGCTGGGGATGATCGTCGCCCTCTGGCGTGATCGGACCTTCCAGTCAATCGCTCTGACCGTCTTGCTCGTCGTGCTCGTGTTGATCCTGGGCGAAGCCGCGGCCCGCATTCTTCCCGAGACCGCGCTGATTACCTCGGCCCTGAGCCCGTTTCAGGCCATTGCCGAGGCGATCCGTCCCCGTCCCGAACGCTTGGTCGGACCGCTCGGTGGTTCGAGCCTGGCCTTCACCGGCATCTATCTGGGGGCCGCCGCGCTCATTGTGCTGGCCTCGATCATCAAGCTCCGCGTCTGGAACCCCGGAAAGAACGAGCCTCGGGAGCAGCGTGAAGGAGACGAGGAAGGCGAGACCGAGGTGGTCGAGCAGCTTTACGAGGTGGACGAGGCCCAGGCCGTGGCCGAGTCCGCCCGCCGCTCCCCCGCGGCCGTCAGTGCGGTCATCGCTGAGCAGGTGTCCGAAGCGCGCGGTGATCGTCCCGAATCGCCCGGCCTGGGGGTCGCGGGGTCGGTCGAGGCCCCCGAAGCCGAGACTTACGTTCGTCGAGAGACGACCGGCCTGCACGTCCCTCGCCGCACGCATCGCCGGGTTGTTCGGAAATTCCGCCCGTACCGAGAAGTCTGGTCGAATCCGATCCTCTGGCGAGAGCTTCGAACCCGAGCCTACGGCACCAAGCCCCTGATCATCAAGGGAGCCTATGTTCTGGCGTTCGCGCTGGGAGTGGTGGCCTATTTCGGCAGCATCGGTCCTGGCTCCGGTCCCTGGGACGGTGCCAAGGCGGCCATTCCGGCCTTGCTGGCCGTGCTCAGCCTGATTCTCGTCAACGCCCAGGGGGTGACAGCCCTGACGAGTGAGCGCGACACCGGAGCCCTCGACTTGCTGCTCGTCACCGAGCTGTCGCCGCAGCAGTTCATCTACGGGAAGCTCTACGGCGTGCTCTACAACGCGAAGGAGATGATTCTCCTGCCCATTGTCCTGGCCATCGGCATCTGGGCGATGGGTTACATGAAGCTCGATTCGCTCATCTTCGTTCTGATCAACTTTGCCGTGCTGGTCCACTTCTCGGCGATGCTCGGCCTGCATGCGGCGATTACCTATACGAACAGCCGGCAGGCGGTGGCGAACAGCCTGGGAACGATCTTTTTCCTGATGCTCGGCATTTTGTTCTGCGCGGCCCTGATTATTCAGAGCCGTCAGGAATTCGCCCGGCAGTTGCTCAGCTTCCTGGTTTTCATCGGGGCAGGCAGCGTGGCGCTGTACGGATCGCTCGGCGCGAAGAATCCGTCACCGGCGATCGGACTGGTGGCCTTGCTCACCCCCTTCTGGAGCTTCTATTGCATCATCAGTATCCTGCAGGGAGACTTCGGGGCGGCCTTCCTGGTCAGCCTGGCGGTCTACTCGTTTGCCCTGCTGTCGATGCTGATCCCGGCGGTCAGTGACTTCGACATCGCCTTGGGACGCACCAACGCGATCCAGGGGTAG